One Prinia subflava isolate CZ2003 ecotype Zambia chromosome 9, Cam_Psub_1.2, whole genome shotgun sequence DNA segment encodes these proteins:
- the PRXL2A gene encoding peroxiredoxin-like 2A, translated as MFFLPDLGTFTMGMWSVGLGAIGAAVTGIVLANTDLFLSKPEKATLEFLEEIELKTLGPEQRTFKAGELWKENGAVIMAVRRPGUFLCREEASELSSLKPQLSKLGVPLYAVVKEKIGTEVEDFQHYFKGEIFLDEKKGFYGPRRRKMMLSGFFRLGVWQNFFRAWRNGYSGNLEGEGFTLGGVYVIGAGRQGVLLEHREKEFGDKVSLPSVLEAAEKIKPQAS; from the exons ATGTTCTTCCTGCCTGACTTGGGGACCTTCACCATGGGCATGTGGTCTGTTGGCCTTGGAGCCATTGGTGCGGCTGTGACAGGCATCGTCCTTGCTAACACTGACTTGTTTTTGTCCAAGCCAGAAAAGGCTACACTGGAGTTTTTAGAGGAGATAGAGCTAAAAACCTTGGGACCAG AACAAAGGACATTCAAAGCAGGTGAACTATGGAAGGAGAATGGTGCAGTGATCATGGCTGTACGAAGACCTGGATGATTTTTGTGCAGAGAG GAGGCTTCTGAGCTCTCCTCTCTGAAACCCCAGCTGTCCAAGCTGGGTGTCCCTCTCTATGCAGTTGTGAAAGAGAAGATAGGGACTGAAGTGGAGGATTTTCAGCATTATTTCAAAGGAGAAATCTTTCTGGATGAAAAG AAAGGCTTTTATGGTCCACGCAGACGAAAAATGATGTTGTCGGGCTTTTTCCGCTTGGGAGTTTGGCAAAATTTCTTCCGTGCATGGAGAAATGGATATAGTGGAAACCTGGAAGGAGAAGGATTCACGCTGGGAGGTGTATATGTGATTGGGGCAGGAAGACAG GGTGTTTTACTGGAGCATCGTGAGAAGGAATTTGGAGACAAAGTCAGCCTTCCATCTGTCCTTGAAGCTGCTGAGAAGATAAAACCACAAGCTTCATAA